In Bradyrhizobium sp. 1(2017), one DNA window encodes the following:
- a CDS encoding TIGR02281 family clan AA aspartic protease has protein sequence MRNIVIFAAVMLGLGTFMAQMADKMSSASATSVPRTTVAVASIAPAGGRNLVLSRDVRGHFQAEGRIEGQRIGFMVDTGASVVALNETSAARFGLRPSRGEYTATVSTANGTIKAARTRIAMLEVGGLIVRDVDAMVLPDAALSENLLGLSFLSRLKRFEYANGQMVLEQ, from the coding sequence ATGCGTAACATTGTGATCTTCGCGGCCGTGATGCTCGGCCTCGGCACCTTCATGGCCCAGATGGCGGACAAGATGAGCTCCGCCTCCGCGACCTCGGTGCCGCGCACGACCGTGGCCGTCGCCTCCATTGCGCCGGCCGGCGGCCGCAACCTGGTCCTCTCTCGTGACGTCCGCGGGCATTTCCAGGCCGAAGGCCGCATCGAGGGTCAGCGCATTGGCTTCATGGTCGATACCGGCGCGTCCGTCGTTGCGCTGAACGAGACCTCGGCAGCGCGTTTCGGCCTGCGTCCCTCGCGCGGCGAGTACACCGCAACCGTCTCCACGGCCAACGGCACCATCAAGGCCGCGCGCACCCGCATCGCCATGCTGGAGGTCGGCGGCCTCATCGTGCGCGACGTCGATGCGATGGTGCTGCCGGATGCGGCGCTCTCGGAGAACCTGCTCGGTCTCTCCTTCCTGTCTCGCCTGAAGCGCTTCGAATACGCCAACGGCCAGATGGTGCTGGAGCAATAG
- a CDS encoding phosphomannomutase/phosphoglucomutase, translated as MFPKPKSVLLPNTYAFESEPMVKPTGFREYDARWLFQKEINLMGVQALGMGLGALIAELGVKQEIVTGHDFRGYSASIKYALISGLMAAGCKVHDIGLAVTPMAYFAQFDLDVPCVAMVTASHNDNGWTGVKMGANRPLTFGPDEMTRLKQIVLNAEFKNKAGGSYQFHENYPARYIADLTSRPKLTRKLKVVAACGNGTAGAFAPQVLEAIGCEVIPLDTELDHTFPKYNPNPEDMEMLHAIRDAVLHHKADVGLGFDGDGDRCGVVDNTGEEIFADKVGVMLARDMSAIHKDAHFIVDVKSTGLFVTDPVLQKQGAKTAYWKTGHSYMKRRTNETGALAGFEKSGHFFFNKPYGRGYDDGLVSAIAICDMLDRAPGKSMADLKNALPKTWSSPTMSPHCADETKYGVIDQVVKHFEGLQAKGAKIGGQAIRDLVTVNGVRVTVEDGSWGLVRASSNKPELVVVVESPVSEQRMHDMFEMVNSVLRTHPEVGEYNQKI; from the coding sequence ATGTTCCCGAAGCCGAAATCCGTATTGTTGCCCAACACCTATGCCTTCGAATCCGAGCCGATGGTGAAGCCGACGGGCTTTCGCGAGTATGACGCGCGCTGGTTGTTCCAGAAGGAAATCAACCTGATGGGTGTACAGGCGCTCGGCATGGGGCTGGGCGCGCTGATCGCCGAACTCGGCGTCAAGCAGGAGATCGTTACCGGTCACGATTTCCGCGGCTATTCGGCCTCGATCAAATATGCGCTGATCTCCGGCCTGATGGCGGCGGGCTGCAAGGTGCACGACATCGGGCTTGCGGTGACGCCGATGGCCTATTTCGCACAGTTCGATCTCGACGTGCCCTGCGTCGCCATGGTCACGGCCTCGCACAACGACAATGGCTGGACCGGCGTGAAGATGGGCGCCAACCGTCCGCTGACCTTCGGTCCCGACGAGATGACGCGGCTGAAGCAGATCGTTCTCAATGCCGAGTTCAAGAACAAGGCCGGCGGCTCCTACCAGTTTCACGAGAACTATCCGGCGCGCTACATCGCCGATCTCACCTCTCGTCCGAAGCTGACGCGCAAGCTCAAGGTGGTCGCGGCCTGCGGCAACGGCACCGCCGGCGCGTTCGCGCCGCAGGTGCTGGAGGCGATCGGCTGCGAGGTGATCCCGCTCGACACCGAGCTCGACCACACCTTCCCGAAATACAATCCCAACCCCGAGGACATGGAGATGCTGCACGCGATCCGCGACGCGGTGCTGCATCACAAGGCCGATGTCGGACTCGGCTTCGACGGCGACGGCGACCGCTGCGGCGTCGTCGACAACACCGGCGAGGAGATCTTTGCCGACAAGGTCGGCGTGATGCTGGCGCGCGACATGTCGGCGATCCACAAGGACGCGCATTTCATCGTCGACGTGAAGTCGACCGGCCTGTTCGTCACTGATCCCGTGCTGCAGAAACAGGGCGCCAAGACCGCCTATTGGAAGACCGGCCATTCCTACATGAAGCGCCGCACCAACGAGACGGGCGCGCTGGCGGGCTTCGAGAAGTCGGGCCATTTCTTCTTCAACAAGCCCTATGGCCGCGGCTATGACGACGGCCTGGTCTCGGCGATCGCGATCTGCGACATGCTCGACCGTGCGCCGGGCAAGTCGATGGCGGATCTGAAGAACGCGCTGCCGAAGACCTGGTCGTCGCCGACCATGTCGCCGCACTGCGCCGACGAGACCAAGTATGGCGTCATCGACCAGGTGGTGAAGCACTTCGAAGGCCTGCAGGCGAAGGGCGCCAAGATCGGGGGACAGGCGATCCGCGATCTCGTCACCGTCAACGGCGTGCGCGTCACGGTGGAGGACGGCAGCTGGGGCCTGGTGCGCGCCTCCTCCAACAAGCCCGAGCTCGTCGTCGTGGTCGAGAGCCCGGTCTCCGAGCAGCGCATGCACGACATGTTCGAGATGGTGAACAGCGTGCTGCGCACGCATCCGGAAGTCGGCGAGTATAATCAGAAGATCTGA
- a CDS encoding methyl-accepting chemotaxis protein — MTIENDGLESLRQTTSKVLVAVLWLHVPISVTIGLALGKAWLIPAIFMTVFALAATLSWRMSGNGLSTRLVFSVALMSGVSMFTWQFEGNPWQIDMHMYFFAALACIVAYCDYRAIAAATVAVALHHIALNFLLPAAIYPGGSDFGRVVLHAVILLIEAGVLIALAHKLQELFETTAVKTAEARAAMAAEARANSERSEVEQRAKQDREAAKQRLAGNFERSIGSIVEAVAIAAGEVQQLSSSMSNNSADTARQTAAAAAASNRASSNVETVAAATEELTASVSSITQQVARSAEIAARAADEARRTNQVVEGLASGTQKIGEVVTLIQTIANQTNLLALNATIEAARAGEHGKGFAVVASEVKALANQTAKATEEISAQVQNIQSATGDAVNAIQAIGATIAEIDQISGQISTAVDQQGLATREIAGSLQQAATGTREVNDNISSVSKASNEAGAAASKMHQAAAGLSSQSERLKAEVDGFLGSLRTA; from the coding sequence ATGACTATCGAGAACGACGGACTGGAATCGCTGCGCCAGACCACCAGCAAGGTCCTTGTCGCGGTGCTCTGGCTGCACGTGCCTATCAGCGTGACGATCGGACTGGCGCTCGGCAAGGCCTGGCTCATCCCCGCCATCTTCATGACCGTCTTCGCGCTCGCCGCGACCTTGTCCTGGCGCATGTCGGGCAACGGCCTCTCCACACGCCTGGTGTTCTCCGTCGCCCTGATGAGCGGCGTGTCGATGTTCACCTGGCAGTTCGAGGGGAACCCGTGGCAGATCGACATGCACATGTACTTCTTTGCCGCGCTGGCGTGCATCGTCGCCTATTGCGATTATCGTGCGATCGCCGCAGCGACGGTCGCGGTGGCATTGCATCACATCGCGTTGAACTTCCTGCTGCCTGCGGCGATCTATCCGGGCGGCTCCGATTTCGGCCGCGTCGTGCTTCACGCGGTGATTTTGCTGATCGAGGCGGGCGTGCTGATCGCGCTGGCGCACAAGCTCCAGGAACTGTTCGAGACCACGGCAGTGAAGACCGCCGAGGCCCGGGCCGCGATGGCGGCGGAAGCACGCGCCAACAGCGAACGCAGCGAAGTCGAGCAGCGCGCGAAGCAGGACCGTGAGGCGGCCAAGCAGCGGCTGGCCGGCAATTTCGAGCGCAGCATCGGCAGCATCGTCGAGGCGGTGGCGATCGCCGCCGGCGAGGTGCAGCAATTGTCGTCCTCGATGAGCAACAACAGCGCCGACACCGCGCGGCAGACCGCCGCCGCGGCCGCAGCCTCGAATCGGGCCTCGAGCAATGTCGAAACGGTGGCTGCAGCAACCGAGGAGCTCACCGCGTCGGTCAGCAGCATCACTCAGCAGGTCGCCCGTTCCGCCGAAATCGCGGCCCGGGCCGCGGACGAAGCCCGCCGCACCAATCAGGTCGTCGAGGGCCTTGCCAGCGGCACCCAGAAGATCGGCGAGGTCGTGACGCTGATCCAGACCATCGCCAACCAGACCAACCTGCTGGCGCTGAACGCGACCATCGAAGCGGCCCGTGCCGGCGAGCACGGCAAGGGCTTTGCCGTCGTCGCGAGCGAGGTGAAGGCGCTGGCGAACCAGACCGCAAAGGCCACCGAGGAGATCTCGGCGCAGGTGCAGAACATCCAGAGCGCGACCGGCGATGCCGTCAACGCCATCCAGGCGATCGGCGCGACGATTGCGGAGATCGACCAGATCTCCGGCCAGATCTCGACCGCGGTCGATCAGCAGGGTCTGGCAACGCGCGAGATCGCCGGCAGCCTGCAGCAGGCAGCCACCGGCACGCGCGAGGTGAACGACAACATCTCGAGCGTCAGCAAGGCATCGAACGAGGCCGGCGCAGCGGCTTCGAAGATGCATCAGGCTGCGGCCGGATTGTCATCGCAGTCGGAGCGGTTGAAGGCCGAGGTTGACGGCTTCCTGGGCTCGTTGCGGACAGCGTAG
- a CDS encoding Lrp/AsnC family transcriptional regulator, with protein MTDLAVQIPETSRRLDAIDRKILMVLQDDASLSVAEIGDRVGLSSTPCWKRIQRLEADGVIIKRVALVDQNKIGLGISVFVSVESSDHSDAWLKRFAEAVSAMPEVMEFYRMAGDVDYMLRVVVADMQAYDVFYKKLISAVPLKNVTSRFAMEKIKSVTALPIPAVVAA; from the coding sequence ATGACCGACCTTGCCGTCCAGATCCCCGAGACCAGCCGCCGCCTCGATGCCATCGACCGCAAGATTCTGATGGTCCTCCAGGACGATGCCTCCCTCTCCGTCGCCGAGATCGGCGACCGCGTCGGCCTGTCCTCCACCCCCTGCTGGAAGCGCATCCAGCGGCTGGAGGCCGATGGCGTGATCATCAAGCGCGTCGCCCTCGTCGACCAGAACAAGATCGGGCTCGGCATCTCCGTATTCGTATCGGTGGAGAGCTCCGACCATTCCGACGCTTGGCTGAAGCGGTTCGCCGAAGCCGTCAGCGCCATGCCGGAGGTGATGGAGTTCTACCGCATGGCCGGCGACGTCGACTACATGCTGCGCGTCGTGGTCGCGGACATGCAGGCCTATGACGTGTTCTACAAGAAGCTGATCAGCGCCGTGCCGCTGAAGAACGTCACCTCGCGCTTCGCGATGGAGAAGATCAAGTCGGTCACCGCGCTGCCGATCCCGGCAGTGGTGGCGGCTTAG
- a CDS encoding sugar kinase yields the protein MAPSGIAPRILCIGIPVRDLTFRVEALPERGSKANASHLVEICGGNALNAAIAISRLGGRVAFAGPMGDARETSSGFILERMEAEGIDTTHIVRMPGLATPVSAIMIEPSGERTLTIYRDPGLWTVKLPDADELFADCRAVLVESRCGAFATSLCTEARRRGIAIIVGVDRPMALQDRLLTTASHLLFAGEQVQETAGIADDGEALKRLAGLTPAFLAATRGPRGTIWLNEEGELEETPAFPVQAVDTLGAGDVFHGAFTLGLAEGKDAREALRFAAAAAALKCTRHGGGQAAPQRLEVEGFLQDGP from the coding sequence ATGGCGCCATCCGGGATCGCGCCGCGCATCCTCTGCATCGGCATTCCCGTGCGCGATCTCACCTTTCGCGTCGAGGCCCTGCCCGAACGCGGCAGCAAGGCGAATGCGAGCCATCTTGTGGAGATCTGCGGCGGCAACGCGCTCAATGCCGCGATCGCCATTTCCCGGCTCGGCGGCCGCGTCGCGTTCGCGGGGCCCATGGGCGATGCGCGGGAGACGTCGAGCGGCTTCATCCTCGAACGGATGGAAGCTGAAGGCATCGACACCACGCACATCGTGCGCATGCCGGGCCTGGCCACGCCGGTCTCGGCGATCATGATCGAGCCCTCCGGCGAGCGAACGCTCACCATCTATCGCGATCCCGGCCTGTGGACGGTGAAGCTGCCGGACGCGGACGAATTGTTCGCCGATTGCCGGGCAGTGCTGGTCGAAAGCCGCTGCGGGGCGTTCGCGACCTCCCTCTGCACTGAGGCGCGCCGGCGCGGCATTGCCATCATCGTCGGCGTCGACCGCCCGATGGCGCTGCAGGACCGCCTGCTCACGACCGCATCGCATCTGCTGTTCGCCGGCGAACAGGTGCAGGAGACCGCGGGCATCGCTGACGACGGCGAAGCCTTGAAGCGGCTGGCCGGGCTGACGCCGGCCTTCCTTGCCGCCACCCGCGGCCCACGCGGCACGATCTGGCTGAACGAGGAGGGCGAGCTGGAGGAGACACCGGCCTTCCCGGTTCAGGCGGTCGATACGCTCGGCGCCGGCGACGTCTTCCATGGCGCATTCACGCTCGGCCTTGCCGAGGGCAAGGACGCGCGGGAGGCGCTGCGATTCGCCGCGGCCGCTGCAGCGCTGAAATGCACCCGCCATGGCGGCGGCCAAGCCGCGCCGCAACGCCTTGAAGTTGAAGGGTTTTTACAAGACGGACCCTAG
- the nudC gene encoding NAD(+) diphosphatase produces the protein MSAFDAFPLGQPAFVTNILDRAAHLRRDDEKLFAMEQKPSSRAYVVYRDSLLVKREGETVRALLGIGEALKCGANPGTIFLGLRDGAAMFGMGLSQAAAEKLVGGGEYTVTELRGMAMQGAVPPEELSAIAMAKSMVSWHQRHGYCANCGTRSAMKEGGWKRDCPACKAEHFPRTDPVVIMLVASGDKCLLGRQKHFPPGMYSCLAGFVEAAETIEDAVRREIFEESGIRCTDVQYYMTQPWPYPSSLMIGCSARAVSDDVVVDHSELEDARWFTREEAAKMLARTHPDGLAGPHPFAIAHHLLGRWVHDKG, from the coding sequence ATGTCAGCATTCGACGCCTTTCCGTTAGGGCAACCGGCCTTCGTCACCAACATCCTCGACCGCGCCGCGCATCTGCGCCGCGACGACGAGAAGCTGTTCGCGATGGAGCAGAAGCCGTCGTCGCGGGCCTATGTCGTCTACCGCGACTCGCTTCTCGTGAAGCGGGAGGGCGAGACGGTGCGCGCGCTGCTCGGGATCGGCGAGGCGCTGAAATGCGGCGCCAATCCCGGCACGATCTTCCTCGGCCTGCGTGACGGCGCGGCCATGTTCGGCATGGGCCTGTCGCAGGCGGCCGCCGAGAAGCTGGTCGGCGGCGGCGAGTATACCGTGACCGAGCTGCGCGGCATGGCGATGCAGGGCGCCGTTCCGCCCGAGGAGCTGTCGGCGATCGCGATGGCGAAGTCGATGGTGAGCTGGCATCAACGCCACGGCTATTGCGCCAATTGCGGCACGCGCAGTGCTATGAAGGAAGGCGGCTGGAAGCGCGATTGTCCTGCCTGCAAGGCCGAGCATTTTCCGCGCACCGATCCGGTCGTGATCATGCTGGTCGCCTCCGGCGACAAATGCCTGCTCGGCCGCCAGAAGCATTTTCCGCCGGGCATGTATTCCTGCCTCGCCGGCTTCGTCGAAGCCGCCGAGACCATCGAGGATGCGGTGCGCCGCGAAATCTTCGAGGAGTCCGGGATTCGCTGCACCGACGTGCAATATTACATGACCCAGCCCTGGCCTTATCCGTCGTCGTTGATGATCGGCTGCAGCGCGCGGGCCGTGAGCGACGACGTCGTGGTCGATCATTCGGAGCTGGAGGATGCGCGCTGGTTCACGCGCGAGGAGGCTGCAAAGATGTTGGCGCGGACCCATCCCGACGGGCTCGCCGGCCCGCATCCCTTCGCCATCGCTCACCATCTGCTCGGCCGCTGGGTGCACGACAAGGGCTGA
- a CDS encoding HIT family protein, with protein MPEPAWSLHSRLKDDTIDIGDLPLSKVLVIKDAHYPWLLLVPRRPDAVEIIDLDEVQQAQLMTEISRVSRALKEITGCDKLNVAALGNLVPQLHVHIIARRTSDAAWPRPVWGVMPPLAHDATEVQNFISALRRKIWLG; from the coding sequence ATGCCCGAACCCGCCTGGTCGCTGCACTCCCGCCTGAAAGACGACACGATCGACATCGGCGACCTGCCGCTGTCGAAGGTGCTGGTCATCAAGGATGCGCACTATCCCTGGCTGCTGCTGGTGCCGCGGCGGCCTGATGCGGTCGAGATCATCGACCTCGACGAGGTGCAGCAGGCGCAGCTGATGACCGAGATCTCCCGCGTCTCGCGCGCGCTGAAGGAGATCACCGGATGCGACAAGCTCAATGTCGCAGCCCTCGGCAACCTGGTGCCGCAGCTTCACGTTCACATCATCGCGCGCCGGACCAGCGACGCGGCCTGGCCGCGGCCGGTATGGGGCGTGATGCCGCCGCTGGCCCATGACGCCACCGAAGTCCAGAATTTCATCAGCGCGCTTCGCCGCAAGATCTGGTTGGGTTGA